In the genome of Entelurus aequoreus isolate RoL-2023_Sb linkage group LG08, RoL_Eaeq_v1.1, whole genome shotgun sequence, one region contains:
- the ciz1a gene encoding cdkn1a interacting zinc finger protein 1a isoform X1 has protein sequence MFNPHMHHHHHHHQQQQQQQQFHQHLRQLQQLFQHQQPPPPPPPPPPPPPTQPAPAHHVGHHHHQTQRGLPGPPQSGPPPRMVNLCQATQTTLIGPNPMMQGALMMQQMQSNMRGFGMVGQQFRQFYAAANRSSLLGPVPMGMAMKSPIRGYPSARPYHSHPRYYNNSTSTPATSAASTSSSTTTSTEAVARQQDRKRDSVEMAGNSAGDCPAASKADETKMGGAEGSVEGSAQNCEQQLEEPAVKMQIMEMEGSEEPQEQHVGTTSADGDVLSLEYNTESNQPEDCILLDEGGHADADEGLQESHAAEEEYSCSSMQEDFVASSDKQEVEASVADGTKFYCYLCTITCHSQENFRSHMNSVSHQQRMMEIQHMSNACLVSLLPRLHESLQGASKDFEKKADTQRWCTTCHAHYSTTITDHRRTEEHKCLFFCVQLANRAVVSSCTVCKKHFRTSTLFVAHLQSQEHRQGLEKLQEKEGSDIASKPIDLDDLMLLEDDEVEEVEEEEEGSGETQDYESLENQDDWSSQREVTLKDMTSDEQYDADTVYDSSFFVPVAGFICRICNKFYHFDSPALHTHCKSLKHFENLKRHKEGLEQTCEADGTFADDDNHHRSPTETTADYQEEHYPSNDVDLTTSLNSAEDQDTAEDPGPTSQDITQLNEATELNEATELNETTELNETTELNEATELNEATELNEATELNEATELNEATELNEATEDTNKEGEEKLNATALPGKNNKGSTNTRPRSRRTAKRH, from the exons ATGTTTAACCCACACatgcaccaccaccaccatcaccaccagcagcagcagcagcaacaacagtTCCACCAACACCTGCGGCAACTACAGCAACTTTTCCAGCATCAGCAGCCTCCCCCTCCGCCGCCTCCACCACCGCCACCACCTCCGACACAGCCGGCCCCAGCCCATCATGTCGGCCATCACCACCACCAGACTCAACG GGGCCTCCCTGGGCCTCCGCAGTCAGGCCCCCCTCCCAGGATGGTCAACCTGTGCCAGGCGACCCAGACTACCCTCATCGGCCCCAATCCCATGATGCAGGGTGCCTTAATGATGCAACAGATGCAGA GTAACATGCGGGGCTTTGGGATGGTTGGACAGCAGTTTCGTCAGTTCTATGCTGCGGCGAACAGGTCGTCCCTTCTGGGTCCGGTTCCGATGGGCATGGCCATGAAGTCCCCCATCAGGGGTTACCCTTCTGCTCGGCCTTACCACTCTCACCCTCGCTACTACAATAACTCTACCAGCACACCGGCCACCAGCGCAGCATCCACCTCCTCTTCTACCACCACCAGCACG gaggcTGTTGCTCGCCAGCAGGACAGGAAGAGGGACAGCGTGGAGATGGCAGGCAACAGTGCGGGTGACTGTCCAGCAGCGAGCAAGGCTGATGAGACGAAAATGG GTGGTGCTGAGGGATCGGTGGAAGGCTCCGCACAGAACTGTGAGCAACAGCTTGAGGAGCCTGCAGTGAAGATGCAGATCATGGAGATGGAAGG GTCAGAGGAGCCTCAAGAGCAGCATGTCGGCACCACCAGTGCAGATGGAGACGTTCTCTCTTTAGAGTACAACACAGAAAGCAACCAGCCAGAAG ACTGCATCCTTCTAGATGAGGGAGGCCATGCTGATGCTGATGAGGGGCTGCAAGAGAGCCATGCCGCTGAG GAGGAGTACAGCTGTTCCAGTATGCAGGAGGACTTTGTGGCGTCATCagacaagcaggaagtggagGCGAGCGTTGCAGATGGCACCAAGTTCTACTGCTACCTCTGCACCATCACCTGCCACAGTCAGGAG aacttccGCAGTCATATGAACAGCGTTTCGCACCAGCAGAGGATGATGGAGATTCAGCACATGAGCAACGCCTGCCTGGTCTCCCTGCTGCCACGACTGCACGAGTCGCTACAAGGGGCCAGCAAAGACTT TGAGAAAAAAGCCGACACGCAGCGTTGGTGTACCACCTGTCACGCCCACTACTCCACCACCATCACTGACCATCGACGCACAGAGGAGCACAAA TGTCTCTTCTTCTGTGTGCAGCTTGCAAATAGAGCAGTTGTCTCATCCTGCACTGTCTGCAAGAAACACTTCAGGACCTCAACGCTATTTGTGGCGCACTTACAGTCCCAGGAACACCGGCAGGGATTAGAGAAG CTTCAGGAAAAGGAGGGCTCTGACATTGCATCCAAGCCAATAGATTTGGACGACTTAATGCTGCTAGAGGACGACGAGGTGGAGgaagtggaggaggaggaggagggcagTGGGGAGACGCAGGACTATGAGTCCCTCGAGAACCAG GATGACTGGAGCTCGCAAAGAGAAGTGACCCTGAAGGATATGACCAGTGATGAGCAGTACGATGCGGACACTGTTTATG ACTCAAGCTTCTTCGTGCCAGTGGCCGGTTTCATCTGCAGAATTTGCAACAAGTTCTACCATTTCGACTCCCCGGCTTTGCACACGCACTGCAAATCTTTGAAGCACTTTGAGAACCTAAAG AGACATAAAGAAGGACTCGAGCAGACGTGTGAAGCTGACGGAACCTTCGCTGACGATGACAACCACCACAGGTCTCCAACAGAAACTACCGCAGACTACCAGGAAGAACACTACCCCTCCAATGATGTGGACTTGACAACAAGCCTGAACAGTGCAGAGGACCAGGACACAGCAGAAGACCCTGGACCAACCTCACAGGACATCACACAGCTCAACGAGGCCACTGAGCTCAACGAGGCCACTGAGCTCAACGAGACCACTGAGCTCAACGAGACCACTGAGCTCAACGAGGCCACTGAGCTCAACGAGGCCACTGAGCTCAACGAGGCCACTGAGCTCAACGAGGCCACTGAGCTCAACGAGGCCACTGAGCTCAACGAGGCCACTGAGGACACCAATAAAGAGGGAGAAGAGAAGCTGAACGCTACTGCTTTACCAGGGAAGAACAACAAAGGGTCGACTAACACCAGACCCCGGTCCAGGAGAACCGCCAAGCGACACTGA
- the ciz1a gene encoding cdkn1a interacting zinc finger protein 1a isoform X2: protein MFNPHMHHHHHHHQQQQQQQQFHQHLRQLQQLFQHQQPPPPPPPPPPPPPTQPAPAHHVGHHHHQTQRGLPGPPQSGPPPRMVNLCQATQTTLIGPNPMMQGALMMQQMQSNMRGFGMVGQQFRQFYAAANRSSLLGPVPMGMAMKSPIRGYPSARPYHSHPRYYNNSTSTPATSAASTSSSTTTSTEAVARQQDRKRDSVEMAGNSAGDCPAASKADETKMGGAEGSVEGSAQNCEQQLEEPAVKMQIMEMEGSEEPQEQHVGTTSADGDVLSLEYNTESNQPEDCILLDEGGHADADEGLQESHAAEEEYSCSSMQEDFVASSDKQEVEASVADGTKFYCYLCTITCHSQENFRSHMNSVSHQQRMMEIQHMSNACLVSLLPRLHESLQGASKDFEKKADTQRWCTTCHAHYSTTITDHRRTEEHKLANRAVVSSCTVCKKHFRTSTLFVAHLQSQEHRQGLEKLQEKEGSDIASKPIDLDDLMLLEDDEVEEVEEEEEGSGETQDYESLENQDDWSSQREVTLKDMTSDEQYDADTVYDSSFFVPVAGFICRICNKFYHFDSPALHTHCKSLKHFENLKRHKEGLEQTCEADGTFADDDNHHRSPTETTADYQEEHYPSNDVDLTTSLNSAEDQDTAEDPGPTSQDITQLNEATELNEATELNETTELNETTELNEATELNEATELNEATELNEATELNEATELNEATEDTNKEGEEKLNATALPGKNNKGSTNTRPRSRRTAKRH, encoded by the exons ATGTTTAACCCACACatgcaccaccaccaccatcaccaccagcagcagcagcagcaacaacagtTCCACCAACACCTGCGGCAACTACAGCAACTTTTCCAGCATCAGCAGCCTCCCCCTCCGCCGCCTCCACCACCGCCACCACCTCCGACACAGCCGGCCCCAGCCCATCATGTCGGCCATCACCACCACCAGACTCAACG GGGCCTCCCTGGGCCTCCGCAGTCAGGCCCCCCTCCCAGGATGGTCAACCTGTGCCAGGCGACCCAGACTACCCTCATCGGCCCCAATCCCATGATGCAGGGTGCCTTAATGATGCAACAGATGCAGA GTAACATGCGGGGCTTTGGGATGGTTGGACAGCAGTTTCGTCAGTTCTATGCTGCGGCGAACAGGTCGTCCCTTCTGGGTCCGGTTCCGATGGGCATGGCCATGAAGTCCCCCATCAGGGGTTACCCTTCTGCTCGGCCTTACCACTCTCACCCTCGCTACTACAATAACTCTACCAGCACACCGGCCACCAGCGCAGCATCCACCTCCTCTTCTACCACCACCAGCACG gaggcTGTTGCTCGCCAGCAGGACAGGAAGAGGGACAGCGTGGAGATGGCAGGCAACAGTGCGGGTGACTGTCCAGCAGCGAGCAAGGCTGATGAGACGAAAATGG GTGGTGCTGAGGGATCGGTGGAAGGCTCCGCACAGAACTGTGAGCAACAGCTTGAGGAGCCTGCAGTGAAGATGCAGATCATGGAGATGGAAGG GTCAGAGGAGCCTCAAGAGCAGCATGTCGGCACCACCAGTGCAGATGGAGACGTTCTCTCTTTAGAGTACAACACAGAAAGCAACCAGCCAGAAG ACTGCATCCTTCTAGATGAGGGAGGCCATGCTGATGCTGATGAGGGGCTGCAAGAGAGCCATGCCGCTGAG GAGGAGTACAGCTGTTCCAGTATGCAGGAGGACTTTGTGGCGTCATCagacaagcaggaagtggagGCGAGCGTTGCAGATGGCACCAAGTTCTACTGCTACCTCTGCACCATCACCTGCCACAGTCAGGAG aacttccGCAGTCATATGAACAGCGTTTCGCACCAGCAGAGGATGATGGAGATTCAGCACATGAGCAACGCCTGCCTGGTCTCCCTGCTGCCACGACTGCACGAGTCGCTACAAGGGGCCAGCAAAGACTT TGAGAAAAAAGCCGACACGCAGCGTTGGTGTACCACCTGTCACGCCCACTACTCCACCACCATCACTGACCATCGACGCACAGAGGAGCACAAA CTTGCAAATAGAGCAGTTGTCTCATCCTGCACTGTCTGCAAGAAACACTTCAGGACCTCAACGCTATTTGTGGCGCACTTACAGTCCCAGGAACACCGGCAGGGATTAGAGAAG CTTCAGGAAAAGGAGGGCTCTGACATTGCATCCAAGCCAATAGATTTGGACGACTTAATGCTGCTAGAGGACGACGAGGTGGAGgaagtggaggaggaggaggagggcagTGGGGAGACGCAGGACTATGAGTCCCTCGAGAACCAG GATGACTGGAGCTCGCAAAGAGAAGTGACCCTGAAGGATATGACCAGTGATGAGCAGTACGATGCGGACACTGTTTATG ACTCAAGCTTCTTCGTGCCAGTGGCCGGTTTCATCTGCAGAATTTGCAACAAGTTCTACCATTTCGACTCCCCGGCTTTGCACACGCACTGCAAATCTTTGAAGCACTTTGAGAACCTAAAG AGACATAAAGAAGGACTCGAGCAGACGTGTGAAGCTGACGGAACCTTCGCTGACGATGACAACCACCACAGGTCTCCAACAGAAACTACCGCAGACTACCAGGAAGAACACTACCCCTCCAATGATGTGGACTTGACAACAAGCCTGAACAGTGCAGAGGACCAGGACACAGCAGAAGACCCTGGACCAACCTCACAGGACATCACACAGCTCAACGAGGCCACTGAGCTCAACGAGGCCACTGAGCTCAACGAGACCACTGAGCTCAACGAGACCACTGAGCTCAACGAGGCCACTGAGCTCAACGAGGCCACTGAGCTCAACGAGGCCACTGAGCTCAACGAGGCCACTGAGCTCAACGAGGCCACTGAGCTCAACGAGGCCACTGAGGACACCAATAAAGAGGGAGAAGAGAAGCTGAACGCTACTGCTTTACCAGGGAAGAACAACAAAGGGTCGACTAACACCAGACCCCGGTCCAGGAGAACCGCCAAGCGACACTGA